One window of the Mycobacterium xenopi genome contains the following:
- a CDS encoding sugar porter family MFS transporter, producing the protein MADDDPCGDAPPALQQEPSRVRTAVRFASVAALGGLIFGYDVSVTNGAVAALQDQFRVGNTLLGLAAGAGLLGAAGGAITAGRIADRMGRRAMMKLAAALFLVCGLGTGLAGDIWMFVACHSVGGFGIGVASVVSPAYIAEISPPGIRGRLGSLQQLAIVCGIFLALAVAWLPFHIAGGSRAELWLGLAAWRWTFLAETIPALLYGALAFTIPESPRYLVAAQRVWEARQVLSEVLDERHVDATVQRIRETLRREHPPSWRDLRKPTGGLYGIVWVGLGVAAFQQLVGITVIFYYGSVLWQAVGFGENASFGIAVATAFVNVVITLIAMALIDKVGRKPLLLTGSAGMALMLATLSLVFAHVPIIGGKPHLSGTSGVVALVAANVFVVAFAVSWGPGLWVLLGEIFPNRIRAAAVGLASACQWLTNFAVAFTFPGLRHALGFAYGFYALCATLSLVFVWRYVRETKGVSLEDMHAELLRE; encoded by the coding sequence GTGGCTGACGATGATCCCTGCGGCGATGCCCCACCGGCATTGCAGCAAGAACCCTCACGGGTCCGGACCGCCGTCCGGTTCGCCTCCGTGGCCGCGCTCGGTGGGCTGATCTTCGGCTACGACGTCTCGGTGACCAACGGGGCGGTGGCCGCGCTGCAAGACCAATTCAGGGTCGGCAATACGCTGTTGGGTTTGGCCGCCGGCGCGGGCCTGCTGGGTGCCGCCGGGGGAGCGATTACCGCCGGGCGCATCGCAGACCGGATGGGTCGGCGGGCGATGATGAAACTGGCGGCGGCGCTGTTTTTGGTCTGCGGGCTGGGCACCGGGCTGGCCGGCGACATCTGGATGTTCGTCGCATGCCACAGCGTGGGCGGGTTCGGTATCGGTGTCGCGTCGGTGGTGTCGCCGGCCTACATCGCCGAAATCTCGCCACCGGGTATCCGCGGCCGGCTCGGCTCACTGCAGCAGCTGGCCATTGTCTGCGGAATCTTCCTTGCCCTGGCCGTCGCGTGGCTGCCGTTTCACATCGCGGGCGGCTCGCGCGCAGAACTATGGCTGGGGCTAGCCGCGTGGCGCTGGACGTTTCTCGCCGAGACCATCCCGGCGCTGCTCTACGGCGCGTTGGCCTTCACGATCCCGGAGTCGCCGCGCTATCTGGTTGCCGCACAACGGGTGTGGGAAGCACGCCAGGTGCTTTCCGAGGTGCTCGACGAGCGACACGTCGACGCCACGGTGCAGCGCATCCGGGAAACGTTGCGACGGGAGCATCCGCCGTCATGGCGTGACTTGCGCAAGCCAACGGGCGGCTTGTACGGCATCGTGTGGGTGGGACTGGGGGTGGCGGCCTTCCAGCAGCTGGTCGGGATCACCGTGATCTTCTACTACGGCAGCGTGCTGTGGCAGGCCGTCGGTTTCGGGGAGAACGCCTCGTTCGGCATCGCTGTCGCCACCGCCTTCGTCAACGTCGTGATCACGCTGATCGCGATGGCGCTGATCGACAAGGTCGGCCGCAAGCCGCTGCTGTTGACCGGATCGGCCGGCATGGCATTGATGTTGGCGACGCTGTCGCTTGTCTTCGCCCACGTTCCGATCATCGGCGGCAAGCCGCATCTCAGCGGAACCTCCGGGGTGGTCGCACTGGTCGCCGCCAACGTGTTCGTGGTCGCGTTCGCTGTCTCGTGGGGGCCCGGGCTTTGGGTGCTGCTCGGCGAAATATTTCCCAACCGCATCCGTGCAGCGGCGGTGGGATTGGCCAGCGCCTGCCAATGGCTGACCAACTTCGCGGTCGCGTTCACCTTTCCGGGTCTGCGTCACGCCCTCGGATTCGCCTACGGCTTTTATGCACTGTGCGCAACGCTGTCATTGGTGTTCGTGTGGCGATACGTGCGGGAGACCAAGGGCGTATCCCTGGAAGACATGCACGCCGAGCTGCTGCGCGAGTGA
- the hisG gene encoding ATP phosphoribosyltransferase, whose protein sequence is MLRVAVPNKGALSEPAIEILSEAGYRRRTDPKDLTVLDPVNNVEFFFLRPKDIAVYVGSGDLDFGITGRDLVRESDAPVRERLALGFGSSSFRYAAPAGREWTTADLAGIRIATAYPNLVQKDLAAKGIEATVIRLDGAVEISVQLGVADAIADVVGSGRTLGLHDLVAFGEPLCDSEAVLIERTDHDRHDPAKVAAREQMVARIQGVVFGQKYLMLDYDCPRAALDQATSITPGLESPTIAPLADPDWVAVRALVPRSDVNAIMDELAAIGAKAILASDIRFCRF, encoded by the coding sequence ATGCTGCGCGTCGCGGTTCCCAACAAAGGTGCGCTGAGCGAACCGGCCATCGAGATCTTGTCGGAAGCCGGCTACCGCCGTCGCACCGACCCGAAGGACCTGACCGTTCTCGATCCGGTCAACAACGTCGAGTTCTTTTTCCTGCGGCCCAAAGACATTGCTGTTTACGTCGGATCCGGCGACTTGGATTTCGGAATCACCGGCCGTGACCTGGTGCGTGAGTCCGACGCGCCGGTGCGCGAACGGTTGGCGCTTGGTTTCGGGTCCTCCAGCTTCCGCTACGCCGCACCCGCTGGACGTGAGTGGACCACCGCCGATCTGGCTGGCATCCGGATCGCCACCGCTTACCCCAACCTGGTGCAAAAAGACTTGGCCGCCAAAGGAATTGAGGCAACAGTGATCCGGCTAGACGGTGCCGTGGAGATTTCGGTGCAGCTGGGAGTGGCCGACGCCATCGCCGACGTGGTGGGCTCCGGCCGCACGTTGGGCCTGCATGATCTGGTGGCCTTTGGTGAACCGCTGTGTGATTCGGAAGCGGTGCTCATCGAACGAACCGACCACGACCGGCACGACCCCGCCAAGGTTGCCGCCCGCGAGCAGATGGTGGCCCGCATCCAGGGTGTGGTGTTCGGCCAGAAGTATTTGATGCTGGACTATGACTGCCCGCGCGCGGCGCTCGACCAAGCCACCTCGATCACACCGGGATTGGAGTCACCGACCATCGCGCCGCTGGCCGACCCGGACTGGGTGGCGGTGCGCGCCTTGGTTCCCCGCAGCGACGTCAACGCGATCATGGACGAGCTTGCCGCGATCGGGGCCAAGGCGATCCTGGCTTCCGACATCCGTTTCTGCCGATTCTGA
- the dop gene encoding pup deamidase/depupylase gives MQRIIGTEVEYGISSPSDPTANPILTSTQAVLAYAAAAGLQRAKRTRWDYEVESPLRDARGFDLSRSAGPPPVVDADEVGAANMILTNGARLYVDHAHPEYSAPECTDPLDAVIWDKAGERVMEAAARHVASVPGAVKLQLYKNNVDGKGASYGSHENYLMSRQTPFSAVIVGLTPFLVSRQVITGQGRVGIGPAGDEPGFQLSQRADYIEVEVGLETTLKRGIINTRDEPHADADRYRRLHVIIGDANLAETSTYLKLGSTALVLDLIEEGIDLSDLALARPVHAVHAISRDPSLRATVALADGRELTGLALQRVYLDRVAKLVDSRDPDPRANDIVETWAHVLDLLERDPMECAELLDWPAKLRILEGFRQRENLSWSAPRLHLVDLQYSDVRLDKGLYNRLVARGSMRRLVTEQQVLNAVDNPPTDTRAYFRGECLRRFGADIAAASWDSVIFDLGGDSLVRIPTLEPLRGSKAHVGALLDSVDSAVELVEQLTT, from the coding sequence ATGCAACGGATAATCGGGACAGAGGTCGAGTACGGCATTTCCTCGCCGTCGGACCCGACCGCGAACCCGATTCTGACCTCGACGCAGGCGGTGCTGGCCTACGCCGCCGCGGCGGGCCTGCAGCGGGCTAAACGCACCCGCTGGGACTACGAGGTGGAATCCCCGCTGCGCGACGCCCGCGGATTCGACCTGAGTCGCTCGGCCGGTCCACCGCCGGTGGTCGACGCCGACGAGGTCGGCGCCGCCAACATGATCCTGACCAACGGGGCGCGGCTCTATGTGGACCACGCCCACCCCGAGTACTCGGCACCTGAATGCACCGACCCGCTCGACGCGGTGATCTGGGACAAGGCCGGCGAGCGGGTGATGGAGGCCGCCGCGCGCCACGTCGCGAGCGTGCCCGGGGCGGTGAAGCTGCAGCTGTACAAGAACAACGTCGACGGCAAGGGTGCCTCCTACGGGTCGCACGAGAACTACTTGATGAGCCGCCAGACCCCGTTCTCGGCCGTCATCGTGGGCCTGACCCCGTTCTTGGTGTCCCGCCAGGTGATCACCGGCCAAGGCCGGGTGGGCATCGGCCCGGCCGGCGACGAACCCGGGTTTCAGCTGTCCCAGCGGGCCGACTACATCGAGGTCGAGGTCGGCTTGGAGACCACGCTCAAGCGCGGCATCATCAACACCCGCGACGAGCCGCACGCCGACGCCGACCGGTACCGCCGGCTGCACGTCATCATCGGCGACGCCAATCTCGCAGAGACGTCGACGTATCTCAAGCTGGGTAGCACAGCGCTGGTGCTCGACCTGATCGAAGAGGGCATCGACCTAAGCGACCTGGCGTTGGCGCGACCCGTACACGCCGTACACGCCATCAGCCGCGACCCCTCGTTGCGTGCCACGGTCGCGCTGGCCGACGGCCGGGAACTGACAGGGCTTGCCCTGCAACGGGTCTACCTGGACCGGGTGGCCAAGCTCGTCGACTCCCGCGACCCGGATCCGCGCGCCAACGACATCGTGGAAACGTGGGCCCACGTCCTCGACCTGCTCGAGCGCGATCCGATGGAGTGTGCCGAGCTGCTGGACTGGCCTGCCAAGCTGCGAATCCTCGAAGGGTTCCGCCAGCGGGAGAACCTCAGCTGGTCGGCGCCACGGCTGCATCTGGTGGACCTGCAGTACTCCGACGTCCGGCTGGACAAGGGCCTGTACAACCGGCTGGTCGCCCGGGGGTCGATGCGGCGCCTGGTCACCGAACAGCAAGTGCTCAACGCCGTCGACAACCCGCCCACCGACACCCGGGCTTATTTCCGCGGCGAGTGCCTGCGGCGGTTCGGTGCGGATATCGCCGCCGCCAGCTGGGACTCGGTGATATTCGACTTGGGTGGTGATTCTCTGGTTCGGATTCCGACGCTAGAACCGCTCCGCGGCAGCAAGGCCCACGTCGGGGCGTTGCTGGATTCGGTCGACAGTGCCGTCGAACTCGTGGAACAACTGACGACGTGA
- a CDS encoding DUF5632 domain-containing protein: MTAKARLQRIVDAMARQEPRLAWAVGERSDGTTFLVTDLASGWIPPGIDIPAAVTLLEPARRRGEPEAMLGEVNVVATYTPIHQLPEPDEPIQFSVRPRRAPEVDEFGWQLAEATHWRDGLPRLAHTLAKAGWRGTGVLDREIDVLHDELAKVADEVLTAYPHHDPHTVGNWQLLAAIDSLIARNRTAANYHLAWFISMEQRR; this comes from the coding sequence GTGACGGCGAAGGCGCGCCTCCAGCGCATCGTCGATGCCATGGCGCGCCAAGAGCCACGGTTAGCCTGGGCCGTTGGTGAGCGCTCGGATGGTACTACCTTTCTGGTGACCGACCTGGCCAGCGGTTGGATTCCGCCCGGCATTGACATCCCGGCGGCTGTCACGCTGCTGGAACCCGCGCGTCGCCGCGGTGAGCCGGAAGCCATGTTGGGCGAGGTCAACGTCGTCGCTACATATACTCCCATCCACCAGCTTCCCGAGCCCGACGAGCCAATCCAATTCTCTGTGCGGCCGCGGCGCGCACCCGAAGTCGACGAATTTGGTTGGCAATTGGCCGAGGCTACCCATTGGCGCGACGGGCTGCCGCGGCTCGCCCACACGCTCGCCAAGGCTGGGTGGCGGGGCACCGGGGTGCTAGACCGCGAAATCGATGTGCTGCACGATGAATTGGCCAAAGTTGCCGACGAGGTGCTCACCGCATACCCCCACCACGATCCGCATACTGTCGGCAACTGGCAACTGCTGGCCGCGATCGACTCCCTGATCGCCCGTAACAGGACTGCGGCCAATTACCACCTCGCGTGGTTCATTTCAATGGAGCAGCGGCGATGA
- a CDS encoding helix-turn-helix domain-containing protein, giving the protein MRKSRVFATVLGGQDMVIDDVMIETETSRGKRPVSSEVLVFAVRPKANQASRCSRCRKRCPGYDGGDGIRRWRTLDLGTTKAYLQAAAPRVTCPQHGVVVAHVPWARPGARHTWAFEDTCAWLAAHAAISVVAVFLRVAWRTIAAIELRPGAWCMSR; this is encoded by the coding sequence TTGCGCAAATCTAGGGTATTCGCGACGGTCCTCGGTGGCCAGGACATGGTCATTGATGACGTCATGATCGAGACTGAGACCTCGCGCGGCAAACGGCCGGTGAGCAGCGAGGTGCTGGTGTTTGCGGTGCGGCCCAAGGCCAACCAGGCCAGCCGGTGCTCGCGGTGCCGGAAACGCTGCCCTGGCTATGACGGCGGGGACGGGATCAGGCGGTGGCGCACCCTGGATCTCGGCACGACGAAGGCCTATCTGCAAGCCGCGGCGCCGCGGGTGACCTGCCCGCAGCATGGCGTGGTGGTGGCCCATGTGCCGTGGGCGCGGCCCGGTGCCCGCCACACCTGGGCGTTTGAGGACACCTGCGCGTGGCTGGCCGCGCACGCCGCCATCAGTGTGGTCGCGGTGTTTTTGCGGGTTGCCTGGCGCACCATCGCCGCGATCGAGTTGCGTCCAGGGGCGTGGTGTATGAGCCGGTAG
- a CDS encoding ubiquitin-like protein Pup, whose amino-acid sequence MAQEQTKRGGGGGDDDDFTGSNAAGQERREKLTEETDDLLDEIDDVLEENAEDFVRAYVQKGGQ is encoded by the coding sequence ATGGCTCAGGAGCAGACCAAGCGTGGCGGTGGCGGCGGCGATGACGACGACTTCACCGGCAGCAACGCCGCGGGCCAGGAGCGTCGCGAAAAGCTGACCGAGGAAACCGACGATCTGCTCGACGAGATCGACGACGTTCTCGAGGAGAACGCCGAGGACTTCGTGCGCGCGTACGTCCAAAAGGGCGGACAGTGA
- a CDS encoding DUF4126 family protein, protein MTHFLVLLLAVLIGVVAGLRALTAPAVVAWAAVLDWINLAGTWVSWIAHPVTVIIFTVLAVGELVTDKLPMTPSRTAVASFIARILLGAFAGAVIGTAWGYTWGGLGAGIVGAVLGTLGGYTARTRLVGATGGHDLPVALVEDAVAVLGGFAVAAMTGIL, encoded by the coding sequence GTGACGCACTTTCTGGTGCTGCTGCTTGCGGTATTGATCGGTGTGGTCGCCGGGTTACGCGCCTTGACAGCTCCGGCTGTTGTTGCCTGGGCGGCCGTGCTCGACTGGATCAACTTGGCGGGGACATGGGTATCGTGGATCGCCCACCCGGTGACGGTCATCATCTTCACCGTGCTTGCGGTCGGCGAACTCGTCACCGACAAACTGCCAATGACGCCGAGTCGCACCGCCGTTGCCTCGTTCATCGCGCGAATCCTGTTGGGGGCCTTCGCCGGCGCGGTTATCGGCACCGCGTGGGGCTACACCTGGGGTGGGCTCGGCGCGGGCATCGTGGGTGCGGTACTGGGCACCCTGGGCGGTTACACGGCACGGACACGACTGGTCGGCGCCACCGGCGGCCACGACCTGCCGGTCGCGCTGGTCGAAGATGCGGTCGCAGTCCTCGGCGGGTTCGCGGTCGCGGCGATGACAGGCATTCTCTAG
- a CDS encoding DUF503 domain-containing protein — translation MWIGWLEFDVLLGDVRSLKQKRSVVRPLVAELQRKFSVSAAETGSHDLYRRAGIGVAMVSADRGHAVEVLDAAERLVAAHPEFELLSVRRGLHRSDDD, via the coding sequence ATGTGGATCGGCTGGCTCGAATTCGACGTGCTGCTCGGCGACGTGCGCTCACTCAAGCAGAAGCGGTCGGTGGTCCGCCCGCTGGTGGCCGAGCTGCAGCGCAAGTTCAGCGTGTCCGCCGCCGAGACCGGTTCACATGACCTTTACCGGCGAGCCGGCATCGGGGTGGCCATGGTATCCGCCGACCGCGGCCACGCCGTCGAGGTGCTCGACGCCGCCGAACGCCTGGTGGCCGCGCACCCGGAGTTCGAGCTGTTGTCGGTGCGCCGCGGCCTGCATCGCAGCGACGACGACTGA
- the trmI gene encoding tRNA (adenine(58)-N(1))-methyltransferase TrmI, giving the protein MSATGPFAVGDRVQLTDTKGRHYTMLLSAGAEFHTHRGAIAHDAVIGMPEGSVVKSSSGDEFLALRPLLVDYVMSMPRGAQVVYPKDAAQIVHEGDIFPGARVLEAGAGSGALTCSLLRAVGPHGQLTSYEVRADHAEHARRNVEAFFGRRPDNWQLVVGDVADCDLAAGSVDRAVLDMLAPWEVLDAVSRVVVAGGVLMVYLATVTQLSKTVEALRQLRCWTEPRAWETLQRGWNVVGLAVRPEHTMRGHTAFLVSARRLAPGTIAPTVLRRKRTL; this is encoded by the coding sequence GTGTCCGCCACCGGCCCATTCGCTGTGGGAGATCGTGTCCAGCTCACCGACACCAAGGGTCGGCACTACACGATGCTGCTCAGTGCCGGCGCCGAGTTCCACACCCACCGAGGCGCCATCGCGCACGATGCGGTGATCGGTATGCCAGAGGGCAGCGTGGTGAAATCCAGCAGCGGCGACGAATTCCTCGCCCTGCGCCCGCTGCTGGTCGACTATGTGATGTCGATGCCCCGCGGCGCCCAAGTGGTGTACCCCAAAGACGCCGCGCAGATCGTGCATGAAGGCGACATTTTTCCCGGGGCCCGGGTGCTGGAAGCCGGCGCCGGCTCCGGCGCGCTGACCTGCTCGCTGCTGCGGGCGGTCGGGCCGCATGGACAGCTGACCTCCTACGAGGTGCGCGCCGACCACGCCGAGCACGCCCGGCGCAACGTGGAGGCGTTCTTCGGGCGTCGCCCGGACAACTGGCAGCTGGTCGTCGGCGACGTCGCCGACTGTGACCTGGCCGCCGGCTCCGTCGACCGGGCGGTGCTCGACATGCTGGCGCCGTGGGAGGTGCTGGACGCCGTGTCGCGGGTGGTGGTCGCCGGCGGTGTGCTGATGGTCTACCTCGCCACCGTCACCCAGCTGTCCAAGACGGTGGAGGCATTACGGCAGCTGCGGTGCTGGACCGAGCCGCGCGCGTGGGAGACGCTGCAACGGGGCTGGAATGTTGTCGGGCTGGCGGTGCGTCCGGAGCACACCATGCGCGGCCATACCGCGTTTCTGGTGTCGGCGCGCCGCCTCGCCCCCGGCACGATCGCGCCGACGGTGTTGCGCCGCAAGCGCACACTGTAG
- a CDS encoding RecB family exonuclease → MCGEAVVRDEPGTRTRPALSPSRAADFKQCPLLYRFRAIDRLPEPPSTAQLRGSVVHAALEQLYGLPPARRGHDAAMALVAPAWEQLVAGQPALATALGPAEQAEMLDEARALLSGYYRLEDPTRFDPQSCELRVEVELADGTLLRGYIDRIDVAPTGELRVVDYKTGKAPPAARALAEFKALFQMKFYAVALLRSRGVLPTRLRLIYLADGELLDYSPEREELLRFEKTLMAIWRAIQSAGATGDFRSRPSRLCEWCPHQQHCPEFGGTPPPYPGWPAVAAIEPAGPANSRGDMTELLC, encoded by the coding sequence ATGTGCGGCGAGGCTGTGGTGCGCGACGAGCCGGGTACTCGAACCCGCCCAGCGCTGTCACCGTCGCGGGCAGCGGATTTCAAGCAGTGCCCGTTGCTGTATCGGTTCCGGGCGATCGACCGGTTGCCTGAGCCGCCGTCGACGGCGCAGCTGCGCGGATCGGTGGTCCACGCCGCGCTCGAACAGCTGTACGGCTTGCCGCCGGCGCGGCGCGGCCACGACGCCGCCATGGCGCTGGTGGCACCGGCGTGGGAGCAGCTGGTCGCCGGGCAACCCGCTTTGGCGACCGCGCTGGGCCCCGCCGAGCAGGCCGAGATGCTCGACGAGGCCCGCGCGTTGTTGTCCGGCTACTACCGGTTAGAGGATCCGACCCGGTTCGACCCGCAAAGCTGCGAACTGCGCGTCGAGGTCGAGCTGGCCGATGGCACGCTGCTGCGCGGCTATATCGACCGCATCGACGTCGCGCCCACCGGCGAGCTGCGGGTGGTCGACTACAAGACCGGCAAGGCACCGCCGGCGGCACGCGCGCTTGCCGAGTTCAAGGCCTTGTTCCAGATGAAGTTCTATGCGGTGGCGCTGCTGCGCTCGCGGGGTGTACTGCCGACCCGGCTGCGGCTCATCTACTTGGCAGACGGTGAGCTGCTCGACTACTCCCCCGAACGCGAGGAGCTGCTGCGCTTCGAGAAGACGTTGATGGCGATCTGGCGAGCTATCCAATCCGCTGGTGCGACTGGGGATTTCCGGTCCAGGCCGTCGCGGCTGTGTGAGTGGTGCCCGCATCAGCAGCACTGCCCAGAGTTCGGTGGGACACCGCCGCCCTACCCGGGCTGGCCAGCCGTCGCGGCGATCGAGCCGGCGGGCCCAGCGAACTCACGTGGGGACATGACTGAATTGCTCTGCTAG
- the arc gene encoding proteasome ATPase — protein sequence MGDSERETFGPPMSSDDAAELEELRREAALLREQLENAVGQQGSVRGARDVHQLEARIDSLAARNSKLMETLKEARQQLLALREEVDRLGQPPSGYGVLLSTHDDNTVDVFTSGRKMRLTCSPNIDVKSLKKGQTVRLNEALTVVEAGNFESVGEISTLREILADGHRALVVGHADEERIVWLAEPLVAENLPDGVPDALNDDTRPRKLRPGDSLLVDTKAGYAFERIPKAEVEDLVLEEVPDVSYDDIGGLSRQIEQIRDAVELPFLHKELYKEYALRPPKGVLLYGPPGCGKTLIAKAVANSLAKKMAEVRGDDAKEAKSYFLNIKGPELLNKFVGETERHIRLIFQRAREKASEGTPVIVFFDEMDSIFRTRGTGVSSDVETTVVPQLLSEIDGVEGLENVIVIGASNREDMIDPAILRPGRLDVKIKIERPDAEAAQDIFSKYLTEDLPVHADDLAEFGGDRAACIKGMIEKVVDRMYAEIDENRFLEVTYANGDKEVMYFKDFNSGAMIQNVVDRAKKNAIKSVLETGQPGLRIQHLLDSIADEFAENEDLPNTTNPDDWARISGKKGERIVYIRTLVTGKSSSASRAIDTESNLGQYL from the coding sequence ATGGGTGACTCAGAGCGTGAAACGTTCGGACCCCCGATGTCCAGCGACGACGCCGCAGAATTAGAAGAGCTGCGGCGCGAGGCCGCCCTGCTCCGCGAGCAACTCGAAAACGCCGTCGGACAGCAGGGGTCAGTCCGTGGTGCCCGCGACGTGCATCAGCTGGAGGCGCGGATCGACTCCCTCGCCGCGCGCAACTCCAAACTGATGGAAACCTTGAAGGAGGCGCGCCAGCAGCTGCTGGCACTGCGCGAGGAAGTGGACCGGCTCGGGCAGCCGCCCAGCGGTTACGGCGTGCTGCTGTCGACACACGACGACAACACCGTCGACGTGTTCACCTCGGGCCGCAAAATGCGCCTGACGTGCTCACCGAATATTGACGTCAAGTCACTTAAGAAAGGGCAAACTGTCCGGCTAAATGAAGCCCTGACCGTGGTCGAGGCCGGCAATTTCGAATCGGTCGGCGAAATTTCCACGTTGCGTGAAATTCTCGCCGACGGGCACCGCGCGCTGGTCGTCGGTCACGCCGACGAGGAACGCATCGTCTGGCTCGCCGAGCCGCTGGTGGCCGAGAACCTGCCCGACGGCGTCCCCGACGCTCTCAACGACGACACCCGGCCGCGCAAGCTGCGTCCCGGGGACTCGTTGCTGGTGGACACCAAGGCCGGCTACGCCTTCGAGCGCATCCCCAAGGCGGAAGTCGAAGACCTGGTGCTCGAAGAGGTGCCCGATGTCAGCTACGACGACATCGGCGGGCTCTCCCGGCAGATCGAGCAGATCCGCGACGCGGTCGAGCTGCCGTTCCTGCACAAGGAGCTGTACAAGGAATACGCGCTGCGCCCACCCAAGGGCGTGTTGCTCTACGGCCCGCCCGGCTGCGGCAAGACGCTGATCGCCAAGGCCGTGGCCAACTCGCTGGCCAAAAAGATGGCCGAGGTGCGCGGCGACGACGCCAAGGAGGCCAAGTCGTATTTCCTCAACATCAAGGGCCCGGAGCTGCTGAACAAGTTCGTCGGCGAGACCGAGCGTCACATCCGGCTGATCTTCCAGCGCGCTCGCGAGAAGGCGTCGGAAGGCACCCCGGTGATCGTGTTCTTCGACGAGATGGATTCCATCTTCCGCACCCGCGGCACCGGGGTCTCCTCCGATGTGGAGACGACGGTGGTGCCGCAGCTGCTGAGCGAGATCGACGGCGTGGAGGGGCTGGAGAACGTCATCGTGATCGGCGCCTCCAACCGCGAGGACATGATCGACCCGGCGATCCTGCGGCCGGGCCGGCTCGACGTGAAGATCAAGATCGAGCGTCCGGACGCCGAGGCGGCGCAGGACATCTTCTCTAAGTACCTCACCGAGGACCTGCCGGTGCACGCCGACGACCTCGCCGAGTTCGGCGGCGATCGCGCAGCCTGCATCAAGGGGATGATCGAAAAGGTTGTGGACCGGATGTACGCCGAGATCGACGAAAACCGGTTCCTGGAGGTCACTTACGCCAACGGTGACAAAGAAGTCATGTACTTCAAGGACTTCAACTCCGGGGCGATGATCCAAAACGTCGTCGACCGGGCGAAGAAGAACGCGATCAAGTCGGTGTTGGAGACCGGCCAGCCCGGATTGCGCATCCAGCACCTGCTCGATTCGATCGCCGACGAGTTCGCTGAGAACGAGGACCTGCCCAACACGACCAACCCCGATGACTGGGCGCGGATCTCGGGCAAGAAGGGCGAGCGGATCGTCTACATCCGCACCCTGGTCACCGGCAAGAGCTCGAGCGCGTCGCGGGCCATCGACACCGAATCCAACCTGGGCCAGTACCTGTAG
- a CDS encoding phosphoribosyl-ATP diphosphatase, whose amino-acid sequence MKQSLAVKTFEDLFAELGERARTRPAGSATVAALDGGIHELGKKLLEEAGEVWLAAEHEPDDALAEEISQLLYWTQVLMISRGLTLDDVYRKL is encoded by the coding sequence GTGAAACAATCGCTGGCCGTGAAGACCTTCGAGGACTTGTTCGCCGAACTGGGCGAGCGCGCCCGCACCCGGCCCGCCGGCAGCGCCACCGTGGCCGCGTTGGACGGCGGGATTCATGAGCTTGGCAAGAAGCTCCTCGAGGAAGCCGGTGAAGTGTGGCTGGCTGCCGAACACGAGCCCGACGACGCCCTGGCCGAGGAGATCAGTCAGTTGCTGTATTGGACGCAGGTGCTGATGATTTCGCGTGGGCTCACGCTCGATGACGTGTATCGGAAGCTGTGA